The following DNA comes from Pongo pygmaeus isolate AG05252 chromosome 9, NHGRI_mPonPyg2-v2.0_pri, whole genome shotgun sequence.
CCCCAGAGCACAACCCTCTCCCCTCAATCCAACCCCTCCCTTCCCAAACCCTGAGGTTTCCGGGAGGGGCCGGGTCTTTGTGGGTAAAAGAGCCGGAACCGGGCCAGGTaagagggtgtgtgtgtttagtagagaaaGGAAAACACTAGTCCTGCGGTGGAATGGGTCAGGCCTGTGCCGCGGAGAGGCCCAACTCGCTCGCCGGCTTGGGGGTCTCTTTCCTACGCCCTCCGGGCCTTCGACACCCCCTCTCCGGCCTCACCTCAGGCGCCTTAGGGCCCCTGCGGCCCACGACAGCCTCATCTGGCCTGGCGGGGACAGAGTGGGTCCCGAGGAGCCGGGGAAGCCAGGCCTATGCCCCCCAGCTCTCGCCGTGGTCCCGCCCGGCCCCTCCTCACCACTCAGGCATAGGAAGCCTAGCAGGGCCCCGCAGAGAACGGGCCCCGGGAGCTCGGCCATGGCCGCGTCCAGCCGTCCTGTCCTGCTCCTGCCAGGTGGGCGGTCAAGGTCGGTCTGGGTGTCGGGCAGGGAAGGGAGCACCCAAAGGCAGCCGCCCGGGCTGGGCAGGAGCGAGACTGGTATCTCAGAGCAAACAGGGGAGAGGCCGGCAccgcaggttaaaaaaaaaaaaaaaaagtgctcctccctcctctcctccagcCCGGATTCTACAATCCCTCtatcccttctccctccttccttcctcttctccccaaGGTCTGAAGCTGTCAGGCCTTGGGAAAAGGGCTGGGCTTGGGGTGGGCCTTCTGCAGAGACGGAAGGAAAGCTGACTTTGGAAGGCGTCCTGAGACCCCAGAGCTGGCAAGTGGCGTCCCCACCTCGGAGCCTCACTGTGAGTGTGAGCCTCAGGCCGCAGATCCTTCCCGTCCACACCGCTTTTCATTTCACCACTTACTGAGGTAGGAGTCTCTGTAGAAAGGAGCATCTCTCCATTTCCAGAGCCACTCCATTTTAGGAGCAGAGAAACTGAGACCTAAAGGAGACCTCACCCTTGGTAGGAAAGAACATGGCAGAATTTGGACACAGACCTGCACCTCATACTATGCCCAGCTCTCCCTCAGTAACAACAGAGATCTCTTCCAGATGGGCAAGAAGTGTTTAATTAAGGATTCCGTGGTGTGGGAGAGGAGCCCACGTGAGCTTCCTCTCCCCTGTCCCTGAAGAGGAAGCAGATGAGGTACACGTACCCCCTAGCCGGGAGCACTCAAGCTCCAGCAGAAAGCGTACCAACTCCATCCCTCTGCTGTTCAGAGTAGCTTAGAGTCTCCTCCCCTTCTCCACGTGACGAACAAGGACCCTTCTAAACACTAGAAGAGCTGCTCTGAGCCTGTGAGGAGAAGCCCTCCTGGGTACACAGCTTGGGAAGGGGTCCACTTTGCATCCTCCTGAAGCTCAATTTCTAGAATTCTTAGTTTGAAAAGGCAACTTGTTTCTTATCTCATACAAACATTATGTATCTTTATTTAaatttgcaaatgaaaacaacacatatttcatgttagttttaaaaagatattccCTATCCTCTGCCCCAGTAAAACCTAACCAAGCCAGCCCGACAGGTTATATCAATACAGGCAGCTGGAGTGGGAGCCAAGGGTGGTGTTAGATAGGGGGGTGGTACAGATCAAGGGGGCCCGGGAGACTCAGTGACTGGAAGTCTCTGCCACTCACTCTTGGTGAGTGGCTAATTTCAGCAGCTGGCTTCATAAGGAGGAGTCGGGGGTGGGTGGAGGCTCCTCCCAATTCCAGATccacttcctcttctccttctatCTGCTGGACACTTAGGTCTTACTGAGATGGTTTTCCCACAGTATAGAGAGGTGGGGGCAGAGTACTAAGGGTCAGGAGTGTGACTCTTTCCCATGACTCAGGCCTCTGTGCTAGAGGTGACCCCTATAGGAAGGAGAGACCCCAAATCATTTAGCCAATGAGTGGCGGGGTCATCACACCAGAGAGCCAGCTTGACTCTGGGCAGGCACCATCACAGGCACAGCACCCATGCGGCTCAAGCCAGAGGAAGAAACCCCACCAGGGATGGGGGATATTGGTTGAGGGTGGGCCCCATCTGTCGTGGGCAGTCTTGGtgagggcagggcctggctggAGAGACTGGGCGTGGGGGTCAATGCACCAGGCCTGGGGGGGCCATGGGGTGGCCGGAGGGCTCGTGCAGAGGTGACAGAGGAAAGGGTCCCATTCTTGGAGATTGTGTCTGAGCTCTTGGGCCAGGGCAGGGTCCGGGGAGCAATGGCATCCTCCCTAGTCATCAAAGAAATAACAAGAGGTCAGaagtgggtgggggaaggaggagagtTTCTACCTGCTTGGTCTTATATGCCACCTCTGCCTGCACACTTCAATactcctttccctctcccttaaAACCTGCCCATAGGAATGACGTTTCAGCCACTGACCCCATCCCAATAGATGAGAGCTGCCTGAACTCCCAGACTCTGTGAGGAGAGCTGGGAGAGCCCCCGCTACAGCAGACACCAGGGACACTTACTTGATATCATTGGCTGGCTCCTCCAGGGCCTTGCCCCGGCGGTGGTACAAGAGGACCAGCCCAGCCAGCAACCCCAGTCCAACCAGGGTACCCACAACAGCTCCAGCAACCACCGCAGCTCCAGGCCCTGGAAAAGGCATCATGTCAGAGGAGGACACCCAGCTGAGGGCTTCCCACCCCTCTCCAGTCCCACTCCCCCGACCCCATCTGCCACCGTACacattccctctttttccctgTCAAGGAGAGGGGTGGCTGTTGAGCAGGAAATGACCAGTCACTGACCAACCATTTATACAAACATTTGATCAGGGCAAGCTCCATGCCCTGTTACAATGAGAGGCCTCAGCAGACAGGCCTCCTCCCCACTTGCAACCCCTCCCCCACCATGTGGTTAAGACCACTCTTCTTAACCACACTTACCCCTCACTGACCCCTTACCCCTTACCACTCTTACCCCTTACTGACCCCTTACCCCTTACCACTCTTACCCTTCACTGACCCCTTACCCCTTACCACACTTACCCCTTACTGACCCCTTACCCCTTACCACACTTACCCCTCACTGACCCCTTACCACACTTACCCCTCACTGACCTGTGCTCACTTCCAGGGTCACATTACACTGGGCAGTGCCCACCTCATTGTGGGCCTTGCAGACATAGACTCCAGCCATGGAAGAGGAAAGGTTGGTGAGGCTTAAAGACCCACGGATGACATCTGTGGACACAATTTAGCCATCAGTCCAGGGACcctttttcccattaaaaaaagaaaaaatcttgtcCCTCCTCTGGAATGTCCCCTTTGACCCTCTGGGAGTCATGGCTTGTCTATTCCCTGATGGGGGGAGAGGTGTGACAGCTAGGCTGGGCTCCCAGCTGCAGAATAGCTAGTGCAATGACCTCCATTGCCACTCCTCAGTCAGTGCCCCCAGTGGATATCCGACAGGAGGCCACAAAGAAAGTGAAGCACAGAGAAACCAAAAcaccattttacttttatttcggCAAGACAGTGtgatgagagagaaagaacacTGGGGCAGGAACTGGTAAACGTGGGTTCCAGAACAGGCTGTGTGACTGACTTTAAGCAAGTTAGTTGATATCTGAGGGTCTctatttctccatctgtaaaatggggacaatatgACCTACCTGATGGTGTTGAAAGGACTGTATGGAGTAATCATTATAACAGTGAATGTTTATTGGCTGCTAACTCTGTGCCAAAGACTGCTCTAGATTCTTTATGTGTATGAACTTACCACAATTTCCCAACAAATCTGTGAGGtaataaagattatttttgaaaagaaaaagctacTATTATAAAAATGGTCATGTGAAAAGTAGAAAGAGAGGCAAAATGAAAATCCATATTCCCAGAACTTAGATCCAACAGTTGCTAACTTTTTGCcatatttatttgatttctttcttttacttagatattttaaagtaaatacttCAGCGTAAATCTCCAAAAAAGCAGTACGTAGTTCCATATAACCACAATAGCATTGCCACGCCTAGGAAATTAATAACAGAACTATCTAAAATCATCAAATActtcatattaaaaatgtttcagttatccctaaatttttttttttataactggTGTGTTCAAGTCACACTAATGAGTTCAAGCTGATATGTGTAAAATCCGCATTTTACAAATTCGGGAATGAAGGCACcgagtcacacagctagtcactAGAAGAGTGACTAGAAGAGTGAATTTGAACACAGACACTCCAGCTGTAGAGCCTGTTTCATAACAGTATACACATGTGAATGCACCTAACACGATACCTGCTCCTGGCAGGGCATCTTTCTCTGCCCCacatccttctcctcctccccagtgCTTGTCAGCATTGGCTCCCCTTTTCACCCCAGTCCCTGTGGTACCTCTCAtctttccccttccccagccacAGTCTCCGCTGTTTCCAGAAGTGTCCTCACCTAATGCTGGTGCAAAGAAAGTCTGGAAGGATGGAAGCTGCCGATCCCACTGGTATTGGACAGCGGGCTTACTCCTTGGAGACTGGCAGCTCAGGGTCACGTTTGCCCCCACACGGGGCATACCCTGGAGACGGCAGGATGGAGGAGCTGGAGGAACTGGGCAGGGGGAGACAGATTAAAACCACACCCAGGAGACCCACAAATCCTCTCCCTCTGCCCTGCACCCTTCTGTCGCTTCATTTGTCCCTCCTCCAACTTTTGCCATTTAGGAGAGAGACTCACCAGACCTCCCAGTGCAGGTGGGGAGGGGTCCGGAAATCTGCTTCTCACTCACCCAGTACATTGAGTTCTAAGGTTTTGATGCTGTAGCCCCTAGATTTGCCTTGTTTGTCTTGCACATTCACGGAGCAGCTGTAGGGGCCAGAGTCTTTCTCCTGGAGACCCTCCAGCCGCAGGGACAGGTTCCGGGAGGGCATAGAGTACACCAAGGATACTCCAGGTTTGCTTGTTGTGACCCCATTGATGTAGGACAACACCTGGTGTGGGGCATAACACATCCCTGTCATTACTACATGTGTCTACTGTGCCCACAGGCTCAgccactctccctcccccagctggCATTCTCCAAATGCCCCTCACATGCACCCATTCTTCTAACCTGAACCAGCTCCCCATTCACCTTTTGTCCCTAGCCCCCTCTCACTGTCCCTGGGTCCTGTTCACCAGAACAGTTCTTGGTTCCTGTGCATTGTCTCATCTCCCAATTGCGGTGTTTAGAAAGGTGACATAATAGTGGGAGGAGGAACATGTAAACAGGAGGTATGTATATATGCAACTCAGACTGCTGGGGTGGATCCAGGTTTGTAAGACCTGAAAGTTACACAATGGAGGAGGcatcttggaggaaaaaaatattaaaaatacattttaaaagtatcaaatgaggctgggcacgttGCCTCATGCctgtgagcactttgggaggctgaggcaggtggattgcttgagtccaagagttcaagaccagcccgggcaatacggtgaaacacagtctctacaaaaaatacaaaaattagcctggcatggtggcatgtgcttgtagtcccagctactcagggggctgaggtggaaggattacttgagcggGAGcggtagaggctgtagtgagccaagactgtaccattgcattccagcctgggcaacagagtaagacccctgtctcaaaaaaatccaaATGACTTCCTTGAACACAGTTTTCAGTGGTTCTGAAcattgtttcattcttttctggGTAAATCTGTATTTGGATGTAAGCCTGGTGTCAAGACAGATGGGTGGGAGATTGTGGGAGAAGATGGCCCCT
Coding sequences within:
- the ESAM gene encoding endothelial cell-selective adhesion molecule isoform X2, with translation MWFFKHKEKEDQVLSYINGVTTSKPGVSLVYSMPSRNLSLRLEGLQEKDSGPYSCSVNVQDKQGKSRGYSIKTLELNVLVPPAPPSCRLQGMPRVGANVTLSCQSPRSKPAVQYQWDRQLPSFQTFFAPALDVIRGSLSLTNLSSSMAGVYVCKAHNEVGTAQCNVTLEVSTGPGAAVVAGAVVGTLVGLGLLAGLVLLYHRRGKALEEPANDIKEDAIAPRTLPWPKSSDTISKNGTLSSVTSARALRPPHGPPRPGALTPTPSLSSQALPSPRLPTTDGAHPQPISPIPGGVSSSGLSRMGAVPVMVPAQSQAGSLV
- the ESAM gene encoding endothelial cell-selective adhesion molecule isoform X1: MISLPGPLVTNLLRFLFLGLSALAPPSRAQLQLHLPANRLQAVEGGEVVLPAWYTLHGEVSSAQPWEVPFVMWFFKHKEKEDQVLSYINGVTTSKPGVSLVYSMPSRNLSLRLEGLQEKDSGPYSCSVNVQDKQGKSRGYSIKTLELNVLVPPAPPSCRLQGMPRVGANVTLSCQSPRSKPAVQYQWDRQLPSFQTFFAPALDVIRGSLSLTNLSSSMAGVYVCKAHNEVGTAQCNVTLEVSTGPGAAVVAGAVVGTLVGLGLLAGLVLLYHRRGKALEEPANDIKEDAIAPRTLPWPKSSDTISKNGTLSSVTSARALRPPHGPPRPGALTPTPSLSSQALPSPRLPTTDGAHPQPISPIPGGVSSSGLSRMGAVPVMVPAQSQAGSLV